Proteins encoded in a region of the Candidatus Moanabacter tarae genome:
- the bceA gene encoding Bacitracin export ATP-binding protein BceA: MQKNRKSVEEKSSLTLHVESLGIRRNGKWLIRNLNLEVDFASSIAIVGPSGVGKTSFLKCLAGDLEPTEGFLYYRVADGTRKKPEEIRTHLGFIFQNLNLIENESVLYNVLVGRLGRYSSLRTFFGFPCPDKHDAFAILNDLGIGECVHKWVAEISGGEKQRVNVARALFQDSSIIFADEPLSHLDSQSVENVLTRFRKEVKERNKTVFCVLHDSDFVECFADFILTFNQKNPSNWTFKEVLSK, from the coding sequence ATGCAGAAGAACAGAAAATCAGTTGAAGAGAAATCTTCGCTGACATTGCATGTCGAATCCTTGGGGATACGCCGAAATGGAAAATGGCTAATTCGAAACCTCAATTTGGAAGTCGATTTTGCATCTTCTATAGCCATCGTGGGGCCGTCGGGTGTTGGCAAGACTAGTTTTCTCAAATGCCTAGCTGGTGATTTGGAGCCGACTGAAGGGTTTCTCTATTATCGAGTTGCTGATGGTACTAGAAAAAAGCCGGAGGAGATCCGGACCCATCTCGGCTTTATCTTCCAAAATCTTAATCTTATTGAAAATGAGTCTGTTTTGTACAATGTGCTCGTCGGTCGGTTGGGCCGTTATTCCTCCCTTCGAACATTTTTCGGGTTCCCATGTCCCGATAAGCACGATGCATTTGCTATTTTAAACGATCTGGGAATCGGGGAGTGCGTGCATAAATGGGTGGCAGAGATCTCAGGAGGAGAGAAGCAAAGAGTAAACGTTGCTAGAGCTTTGTTCCAGGATTCCTCAATTATATTTGCGGATGAACCTTTGTCGCACTTGGACTCGCAATCTGTTGAGAATGTTCTAACCCGATTCCGAAAGGAAGTTAAGGAGAGAAATAAAACTGTTTTCTGCGTCTTGCATGACTCTGATTTCGTCGAATGTTTTGCCGATTTCATTTTGACTTTCAACCAGAAGAACCCTTCAAATTGGACTTTTAAGGAGGTCTTGTCCAAGTGA
- the ptxB gene encoding putative phosphite transport system-binding protein PtxB, translating into MRHLIIVMALSLACFGPACTEESVTRESITIALKPDKNPDRLIKEKAALEVYLSDELLHPVKVIVPLSSAVITTGFANGSIDLGFLSSTEAAKAINAEVADVLLAGEIDGSTHYLSYWVSLKENSYSSIEELRGKPIAFSSRTSTSGFLIPTWDLFKRKLITEDEGPEGFFGEGNVFYGVGYVSAIEKVLSGEVEAAAVSYYVIDEDRYLTPVQRSRLRMVSSQGPVPTHTISCRRTLDLSLRNRVKKVLLQMNQNNSKLRDLVFNSKLVEVDPKKHLRISHETLSIVSRMKL; encoded by the coding sequence ATGAGACACTTAATTATCGTTATGGCGCTATCATTGGCGTGCTTCGGGCCCGCCTGCACAGAGGAGAGTGTGACCAGAGAGTCTATAACTATTGCGCTGAAACCCGATAAGAACCCGGACCGATTGATCAAAGAAAAAGCTGCTCTCGAAGTTTACTTGTCGGATGAACTATTACATCCTGTCAAAGTTATTGTTCCCTTAAGTTCAGCAGTCATTACGACCGGTTTCGCCAATGGAAGCATCGACTTAGGATTCCTGAGTTCCACCGAAGCGGCAAAGGCGATTAATGCGGAAGTAGCTGATGTCCTTCTGGCCGGCGAGATCGACGGGAGTACCCACTACCTGAGCTATTGGGTCTCTCTAAAAGAGAATTCGTATTCTAGCATAGAAGAGTTGAGGGGCAAGCCCATTGCATTTTCAAGTCGTACTAGTACTTCTGGTTTTCTTATTCCCACATGGGATCTATTCAAGAGGAAACTCATAACAGAAGATGAAGGGCCCGAGGGATTTTTTGGAGAAGGCAATGTGTTCTACGGAGTTGGTTACGTGTCTGCTATCGAGAAGGTTCTTAGCGGTGAAGTCGAAGCCGCCGCAGTAAGTTATTACGTAATCGATGAGGACCGTTATCTTACACCGGTTCAGCGCTCGCGACTGAGAATGGTAAGTAGCCAAGGGCCTGTCCCTACCCATACTATATCATGCAGGCGGACTCTAGATCTATCACTTCGCAATCGGGTAAAGAAAGTTTTGCTCCAAATGAACCAAAATAATTCGAAGCTGCGCGATCTGGTATTCAATTCTAAACTGGTGGAGGTTGATCCAAAAAAGCATCTCAGAATAAGCCATGAAACGTTGTCGATTGTTTCCCGCATGAAACTCTAG
- the thyA2 gene encoding Thymidylate synthase 2: MKQYCDLLRLVLSKGKPREDRTGVGTFSIFGAQARYDLKDTFPLLTTKKLHLKSIIYELLWFLKGDTNLGYLHNHKVKIWDEWADEKGDLGRIYGAQWCEWKAPDGRSINQIDKVIEQIKSDPQSRRHIVSAWNVGELDQMALNPCHVLFQFYVDVEDQSLGCQLYQRSADLFLGVPFNIASYSLLTMMVAQVCGLKPAEFVHTFGDLHLYNNHLEQVKQQLAREFRPLPTMRLNPNITDIHDFTYDDFELLGYDPHPSIRAPIAV, translated from the coding sequence ATGAAGCAATATTGCGATCTCCTCAGACTTGTTCTCAGCAAGGGGAAGCCTCGCGAGGATCGGACAGGGGTCGGGACTTTCTCGATTTTCGGAGCCCAGGCTCGGTATGACCTAAAGGATACATTTCCTCTCCTTACCACCAAAAAGCTCCATCTCAAGTCCATTATTTATGAGCTTCTTTGGTTTCTCAAAGGCGACACCAACCTAGGTTACTTGCACAATCACAAGGTGAAGATTTGGGACGAATGGGCCGACGAAAAAGGAGATCTCGGACGAATTTACGGTGCCCAATGGTGCGAATGGAAGGCACCTGATGGGCGGTCAATCAATCAGATCGACAAAGTCATCGAGCAAATTAAAAGCGATCCCCAAAGCCGCCGGCATATAGTTTCCGCCTGGAACGTAGGCGAATTGGATCAGATGGCACTGAATCCCTGCCACGTCCTCTTTCAGTTCTATGTCGACGTTGAGGATCAATCTCTCGGTTGTCAGCTCTATCAGAGGAGTGCTGATCTCTTTCTGGGAGTCCCTTTCAATATTGCTTCGTATTCGCTTCTGACCATGATGGTTGCTCAGGTCTGTGGACTTAAGCCGGCTGAATTTGTCCACACTTTCGGAGATCTTCATCTCTATAATAATCATCTCGAGCAAGTTAAGCAGCAGCTAGCCCGTGAGTTCCGTCCCCTTCCGACCATGCGGCTTAATCCGAACATAACCGACATTCACGATTTTACTTATGATGATTTTGAGCTTCTTGGTTACGACCCCCACCCAAGTATACGTGCGCCAATAGCGGTCTAA
- the dfrA gene encoding Dihydrofolate reductase, translating to MSKRFKAIAAMSLNRVIGKDNDIPWRIPEDWKWVKQKTSGHIIVMGRRTFESLDRRPLPNRENIVVSRTLSETEGFQVIRSLSELNDFKTDKEIWIFGGAKIYRSALPKIDELFLTVVNRVVDGDVFFPEFEEEFDFEGFVSIETGFRIKHYRRRTLP from the coding sequence ATGTCTAAACGATTCAAAGCCATCGCTGCTATGTCCCTCAATCGGGTTATAGGTAAAGATAACGATATCCCCTGGCGAATCCCAGAAGATTGGAAATGGGTTAAACAAAAAACTAGCGGCCATATTATCGTTATGGGACGTAGGACTTTCGAATCTCTTGACAGAAGACCTCTTCCCAATCGGGAGAATATTGTCGTCAGCCGCACGCTTTCTGAGACCGAAGGTTTCCAAGTAATCCGTTCTCTCTCAGAGCTCAACGATTTCAAAACGGACAAGGAAATCTGGATATTTGGTGGTGCTAAGATTTATCGGAGTGCCCTGCCCAAAATCGACGAACTTTTTCTTACCGTTGTCAACCGCGTCGTGGACGGTGACGTGTTCTTTCCAGAATTCGAAGAGGAGTTTGACTTTGAAGGTTTTGTAAGCATAGAGACTGGTTTTCGGATAAAGCATTACCGACGGAGAACTCTACCTTAG
- the thiD gene encoding Hydroxymethylpyrimidine/phosphomethylpyrimidine kinase, whose translation MQKRSFESLKHRPTSSEVPVVLTIAGSDSGGGAGIQADLSTFAALRVFGTCALTCVTAQNPTGVKMVKEIEAEMIEAQLTQVSDYFAIKALKTGMLFSEKIIDIVARFISDRPSIPAVIDPVMVASSGAVLLETNAIDALKNLILPKAAVITPNLDEAKVLLGVRPSDTCQMKRAAKTIFKEYGTAVLIKGGHLDTKTLTDVFFDGQNGMIVLTSKRNPTIDTHGSGCTLAAAITGFLAKGFTIADAVLSGHAYLKSSIAAPLRVDGRDYLNRISIANNANS comes from the coding sequence ATGCAGAAGAGATCATTCGAATCATTAAAGCATAGACCAACATCTTCCGAAGTGCCGGTTGTCCTCACTATCGCTGGTTCGGATAGCGGGGGGGGCGCGGGAATCCAAGCTGACCTCTCGACTTTTGCTGCTTTGAGAGTTTTTGGCACGTGTGCTCTCACCTGCGTGACTGCCCAGAATCCCACCGGTGTAAAAATGGTAAAGGAGATTGAGGCGGAGATGATTGAAGCGCAACTGACCCAGGTCTCCGACTATTTTGCTATCAAGGCTTTGAAGACCGGAATGCTTTTTAGTGAGAAGATCATCGATATAGTGGCTAGATTTATTTCTGATCGTCCATCCATACCTGCAGTTATTGATCCAGTCATGGTGGCTTCTAGTGGCGCCGTCCTGCTCGAAACAAATGCGATTGATGCTCTTAAAAATCTAATTCTTCCCAAGGCAGCGGTCATTACTCCTAACCTGGATGAAGCAAAGGTGTTGCTTGGAGTGCGACCCTCGGATACCTGCCAAATGAAAAGAGCAGCCAAAACGATTTTCAAAGAATACGGAACTGCAGTCCTGATAAAAGGCGGCCACTTGGACACAAAGACTTTAACCGATGTCTTTTTTGACGGCCAAAATGGGATGATAGTCCTAACTTCAAAACGGAACCCAACCATCGACACCCATGGTAGTGGGTGTACTTTGGCGGCAGCTATTACGGGTTTCCTTGCCAAAGGTTTTACAATCGCGGACGCTGTTCTTTCCGGGCATGCCTATTTGAAGTCTAGTATCGCTGCGCCTCTTCGTGTAGATGGAAGAGACTATCTCAATCGCATATCCATTGCTAACAATGCAAACTCATAG
- the hpcG_2 gene encoding 2-oxo-hept-4-ene-1,7-dioate hydratase has translation MTIVAEKQSSFKNLAARLGRSWLDVSTVDELTPMEVPRDRSEAYFIQDRMAEVIGQPVTGWKVGATSAKAREKAGIDDLIPGRTFASTTYFGTDHKLPGDRFPSVAVEAEFAFCLREDIPLRDSPWVASELSEKVDFFPSIEIIGLRHQLPNELSERKLFMSIADNGGGVGVVYGDAFEGWKEIDLRNHHVHLQVDDNPPQENLFGEMRCEPLEALADTLNHLAGRGLGLKTGQFVTTGTTTAPPPLPVGSRLLADFGDIGSISVYLG, from the coding sequence ATGACAATTGTAGCTGAAAAACAGAGCAGCTTTAAAAATTTAGCGGCCCGTTTAGGCCGTTCTTGGTTAGATGTTTCCACCGTCGACGAGCTAACGCCGATGGAAGTCCCTCGAGATCGAAGCGAAGCCTACTTCATTCAGGATCGTATGGCCGAAGTCATTGGTCAACCAGTTACGGGCTGGAAGGTCGGAGCGACTAGTGCGAAAGCCCGCGAAAAAGCTGGGATCGATGACTTGATCCCTGGCCGGACGTTCGCTTCGACTACCTATTTTGGTACCGACCACAAGCTTCCTGGTGATCGATTTCCCAGTGTTGCTGTTGAGGCTGAGTTTGCGTTTTGTCTCAGAGAAGACATTCCCTTACGTGACAGTCCGTGGGTGGCTTCAGAATTAAGCGAAAAGGTTGATTTTTTCCCTTCTATAGAGATTATTGGTCTCCGCCATCAGCTTCCCAATGAACTTTCGGAGCGCAAACTTTTCATGAGTATTGCCGATAACGGAGGCGGTGTGGGAGTTGTTTATGGAGATGCCTTTGAAGGATGGAAGGAGATTGATCTTAGGAACCATCATGTGCACCTACAGGTAGACGATAATCCCCCACAGGAGAATCTATTCGGCGAGATGCGATGTGAACCATTAGAGGCACTGGCTGACACGCTCAATCATCTGGCCGGTCGTGGTCTCGGATTAAAAACAGGACAGTTTGTTACGACAGGTACAACCACAGCGCCGCCTCCATTGCCAGTGGGATCCCGTTTGCTCGCAGATTTCGGAGATATTGGAAGCATTTCGGTGTATCTTGGATGA
- the crt gene encoding Short-chain-enoyl-CoA hydratase, translating into MSKKPTSMEKTDKLLVEKNQDTGYLGFNQPEKHNAISLEMWRGISQAMDNFESDSRVKVIVVSGEGGRAFSSGADISQFEAKRSLASEIEAYNSVMTLAYRKLTDIPKPTIARIGGYCMGGGLAVALCCDLRLASEDARFGIPAAKLGLGYSYESLRPLVNCVGPIRAKEILFSARQFSAQEAYDMGLINSIRNKTDLAQSVDECAQAIAENAPLSVKAFKQIVAEIGKDPNDRDLNLCQHLNDKCYASEDYKEGRKAFMEKRNPNFSGS; encoded by the coding sequence ATGAGCAAGAAACCAACAAGTATGGAAAAAACTGATAAGCTTTTAGTCGAAAAGAACCAAGATACTGGTTACTTGGGTTTTAACCAGCCCGAGAAGCATAATGCGATTTCTTTAGAAATGTGGCGGGGTATTAGCCAAGCGATGGACAACTTCGAGTCCGATTCCAGAGTAAAGGTTATTGTAGTATCAGGTGAAGGAGGAAGAGCATTCTCCTCTGGGGCTGACATATCCCAATTCGAAGCAAAGCGCAGTCTAGCGAGTGAGATTGAGGCTTACAACTCGGTGATGACACTTGCCTATAGAAAACTTACTGATATTCCCAAGCCTACCATTGCAAGAATTGGTGGTTACTGCATGGGTGGTGGATTGGCAGTTGCCCTCTGTTGTGACTTACGGCTGGCCTCTGAAGATGCTCGGTTCGGGATTCCCGCCGCCAAGCTGGGCCTTGGCTATAGTTATGAATCATTGCGGCCTCTAGTTAATTGTGTCGGACCTATCCGAGCCAAAGAGATTCTATTCTCCGCAAGACAATTTAGCGCCCAAGAAGCCTATGATATGGGTCTCATTAATAGCATACGAAATAAGACTGACCTTGCCCAATCCGTGGACGAGTGTGCTCAAGCTATCGCCGAAAATGCACCTCTGTCTGTAAAGGCTTTTAAACAAATCGTTGCCGAAATAGGCAAAGATCCAAATGATCGTGATCTTAATCTCTGCCAACACTTGAACGACAAGTGTTACGCTAGCGAAGACTATAAAGAAGGTCGAAAGGCGTTTATGGAAAAGCGAAACCCGAATTTTTCTGGAAGTTAG
- the ybaN gene encoding Inner membrane protein YbaN, giving the protein MYKAIGFLFVGLATLGLFLPVLPTTPFLLLAAGCFAKSSAKWHKWLLGNPTYGPLLRNWQEHRCISYKTKIIAIASIIVCGGTTVSLILESLFLRALTAALLLYGLYFVTSIKVCRQPKEESSKASN; this is encoded by the coding sequence ATGTATAAGGCGATCGGATTTCTCTTTGTCGGATTAGCCACCCTAGGGCTCTTTCTCCCCGTTCTCCCAACCACTCCTTTCCTCTTACTTGCTGCAGGCTGTTTTGCAAAATCATCAGCAAAATGGCACAAGTGGTTATTGGGCAACCCGACTTACGGGCCACTTTTAAGGAATTGGCAGGAACACCGATGTATTTCGTATAAAACGAAAATCATCGCGATAGCTTCAATCATCGTCTGCGGTGGTACTACCGTTAGTCTCATTTTAGAAAGCCTCTTTTTGAGAGCTTTAACCGCTGCATTGCTGCTCTATGGGCTCTACTTCGTCACAAGTATAAAGGTATGCAGGCAACCTAAAGAAGAATCCTCCAAAGCCTCAAATTGA
- the uctC gene encoding Acetyl-CoA:oxalate CoA-transferase, with amino-acid sequence MKDQKGPLSRYTVLDLSRVRAGPTAVRQLADWGANVIKIEPPEKIDSSVGMGGPRHGPDFQNLHRNKRGLVLNLKTEQGRAAFMRLVKKADVIVENFRPEVKERLGIDYATCRKENPRVVYASVSGFGQDGPYRFRPGLDQIAQGMGGLMSITGLPGEGPVRVGVPIADLAAGLYTAIGILIALLQRNVNGKGQLVHTSLLEAQIAMLDFQAARWLMGNEVPEQAGNNHPTIIPTGTFQTSDGYINIASGSEQIWQRICAVLSANELPDHPNFSDSEARSQNREQLNAKLSEYFLQKSSNEWIEELNEAGVPCGPIYKINEMWADPQVRHLEMSRPVKHDLLGKIKVVRNATNLAKDANIAYRPAPERGEHTTDVLREFGFSNEEISVLKEDHSL; translated from the coding sequence ATGAAAGATCAAAAAGGCCCCCTTTCCCGATATACGGTCCTCGATCTATCTCGAGTGCGAGCGGGACCAACGGCGGTGCGGCAGCTGGCGGACTGGGGAGCAAACGTGATTAAGATCGAGCCTCCCGAGAAGATTGACAGCTCAGTTGGCATGGGTGGACCACGCCACGGTCCGGATTTTCAAAATTTGCATCGAAACAAACGCGGGTTAGTGCTGAATCTCAAGACAGAACAAGGTCGGGCTGCCTTCATGCGCCTAGTAAAAAAGGCAGATGTGATAGTCGAAAACTTTCGACCCGAAGTTAAAGAGCGACTCGGAATCGATTACGCCACGTGCCGAAAAGAAAACCCTCGTGTTGTATACGCCAGTGTTTCTGGATTTGGCCAAGACGGGCCCTACCGATTTCGTCCTGGTTTAGATCAGATTGCCCAAGGAATGGGAGGCTTGATGTCGATTACCGGACTACCCGGCGAGGGACCGGTACGAGTCGGAGTGCCAATTGCAGATCTAGCCGCCGGCTTGTATACAGCAATCGGTATTTTGATTGCATTGCTCCAACGGAATGTAAACGGGAAAGGGCAATTGGTGCATACATCATTACTTGAGGCTCAGATCGCAATGCTTGATTTCCAAGCCGCTCGTTGGCTAATGGGAAATGAAGTCCCCGAGCAAGCCGGCAATAATCATCCTACGATCATCCCTACGGGAACTTTCCAGACTAGTGACGGGTACATCAACATTGCGAGCGGCAGCGAACAAATCTGGCAGCGAATATGCGCAGTACTGTCAGCCAACGAGCTGCCAGACCATCCAAATTTCTCCGATTCTGAAGCCAGATCGCAAAATCGAGAACAATTGAACGCAAAACTCAGCGAGTATTTCCTACAAAAAAGTAGCAATGAATGGATTGAGGAGCTGAATGAAGCGGGGGTTCCATGTGGCCCAATTTACAAAATCAACGAAATGTGGGCAGATCCCCAAGTGCGTCATTTGGAAATGTCACGACCTGTCAAACACGACCTACTCGGGAAAATCAAAGTAGTGCGTAACGCAACAAATTTAGCAAAAGATGCGAATATAGCCTATCGCCCTGCTCCAGAAAGAGGTGAACACACAACCGATGTTTTACGAGAGTTTGGATTCTCAAACGAAGAAATTAGTGTGCTGAAAGAGGATCATTCTTTATGA
- the rarA gene encoding Replication-associated recombination protein A, with protein sequence MKEKEQTFLFDEESREKDRAKDFEENTSPVSGTHPKPLAVRMRPRKLDEIIGQDHILGEGALLPRLLRADRLGSILLYGPPGCGKTTLAEVIALESRTRFIRINAVISNVAELRDTLRFARSRPEDRTILFIDEIHRFNKAQQDLLLPDVEEGNIRLIGATTHNPGFYLIAPLLSRSHLFRFEPISADHSFQVVKVALMDSDRGLGQRKCSAEDRVLRSLVDLCDGDLRRALNALENLVMSLPEGACLSEKEVLAFARERQIPYDTDEVYDTASAFIKSMRGGDPDASLYWLAKMLAGGEDPRFIARRITILASEDIGLADPHALPLAIAAFKACEYIGLPECELNLAHAVVYMATAPKSNSTTAAFRKAGKTIREKELQSVPLHLRDASTKISKSLGHGKEYQYSHDYPETISVQGYMERPEQYYFPKDSGAEVKIAARLKRWKEIKTAMGEEVKK encoded by the coding sequence ATGAAGGAGAAAGAACAAACTTTTCTCTTTGATGAAGAAAGCAGGGAGAAAGATCGAGCTAAAGATTTCGAGGAGAACACTTCTCCAGTCTCAGGGACTCATCCCAAGCCGCTGGCCGTGAGGATGCGACCACGTAAGCTGGACGAAATCATTGGACAAGATCACATTCTTGGAGAAGGAGCACTGCTTCCTCGACTTCTTAGGGCAGATAGACTGGGAAGTATCCTCCTTTACGGTCCTCCAGGTTGCGGGAAGACAACATTGGCTGAGGTGATTGCATTGGAATCAAGAACCCGATTCATACGGATTAACGCGGTTATTTCCAATGTTGCGGAACTAAGAGACACCCTGAGATTTGCTCGCAGCAGGCCCGAAGATCGTACAATTCTCTTTATCGACGAGATTCACAGATTTAACAAAGCCCAACAGGACCTTCTACTTCCGGATGTGGAAGAAGGGAACATCCGGTTAATTGGAGCTACAACCCATAATCCCGGATTCTATCTAATTGCACCTCTTCTCAGCCGAAGCCACCTGTTTCGCTTTGAGCCTATTTCTGCAGACCATTCATTTCAGGTCGTAAAAGTTGCGTTAATGGATAGCGATCGAGGACTCGGGCAGCGCAAATGTTCGGCAGAGGACAGAGTATTGCGTTCATTGGTAGATCTATGTGATGGTGATTTGCGACGGGCGCTAAACGCTTTAGAGAATCTAGTCATGAGTCTACCCGAGGGCGCTTGTTTGTCGGAAAAAGAAGTTTTAGCATTCGCCCGAGAACGCCAAATCCCCTATGACACGGACGAAGTCTATGACACAGCATCCGCGTTTATTAAGAGCATGAGAGGGGGCGACCCAGATGCCTCCCTCTACTGGTTAGCCAAAATGCTAGCAGGAGGCGAAGATCCCCGTTTTATTGCCCGACGCATCACTATCTTGGCTTCTGAAGATATTGGCCTTGCAGATCCTCATGCGCTTCCCCTTGCGATAGCAGCCTTTAAGGCCTGTGAGTATATCGGCCTGCCAGAATGCGAGCTCAACCTGGCACATGCCGTCGTTTACATGGCAACAGCCCCGAAGAGTAATTCAACAACAGCGGCTTTCAGGAAGGCGGGTAAAACCATTAGAGAAAAGGAGCTGCAGTCAGTCCCTCTTCATCTTCGAGATGCAAGCACCAAAATTAGTAAGAGCTTAGGGCATGGGAAAGAGTATCAATACAGCCACGATTATCCAGAAACCATATCGGTCCAAGGTTATATGGAGCGACCCGAACAATATTATTTCCCCAAGGATTCTGGGGCTGAAGTGAAAATTGCAGCCCGTCTGAAGCGATGGAAAGAGATTAAAACGGCGATGGGAGAGGAGGTTAAAAAATAA
- the phnE_2 gene encoding Phosphate-import permease protein PhnE has translation MIKSKPLASKSPSPDLPALRWFERLNLVNVTFLIFILAVVFSSTVIRGSGRDLNYLANLYQFVSNFFPPDLTVMGDSLASLVETVKIAVMATLFAIVISFLLSLGASQNLASRPLVLVFRMLLNLVRTLPSLIWALIAVAIVGPNPLAGVIGLTFYSIGYLGKFFSEAFESCDLEVARSLQIMGANSFQAFQYGLWPQAKPLIWSYSIWMLEYNIRSASIIGYVGAGGIGTQLQIYQEFGQWDKFATVLICILVVVTLLDLLGERIRRSVTKKIAFSPSRD, from the coding sequence GTGATTAAATCTAAGCCATTGGCTTCGAAATCTCCCTCTCCGGACTTGCCCGCTCTCAGATGGTTCGAGCGCCTCAACCTCGTTAATGTTACGTTTCTAATCTTTATCCTCGCAGTTGTATTTTCGAGTACAGTCATCCGCGGATCGGGTAGAGATCTCAACTATTTGGCGAATCTTTACCAGTTCGTCTCTAACTTCTTCCCGCCCGATTTAACAGTAATGGGCGATTCCCTCGCCTCTTTAGTCGAAACTGTAAAGATAGCCGTAATGGCAACTCTTTTTGCTATTGTGATTTCGTTTCTCCTTTCGTTGGGTGCATCTCAGAATCTTGCCTCCCGGCCACTTGTTCTCGTCTTTAGAATGTTACTCAATCTTGTTCGCACTCTTCCGAGTCTTATCTGGGCGCTTATCGCTGTTGCTATTGTGGGTCCTAATCCTCTAGCCGGAGTGATTGGCCTCACTTTTTACAGCATAGGATATCTAGGAAAATTCTTTAGCGAAGCTTTTGAATCATGCGATCTTGAGGTGGCAAGATCCCTTCAAATCATGGGAGCCAATTCCTTCCAAGCATTTCAGTACGGACTTTGGCCTCAGGCTAAGCCCTTGATATGGAGCTACTCGATTTGGATGCTGGAATACAATATTCGATCAGCATCGATCATTGGATATGTTGGTGCAGGGGGTATTGGGACTCAATTGCAAATCTACCAAGAATTTGGCCAGTGGGACAAGTTTGCTACGGTACTGATCTGCATCCTCGTCGTTGTCACTCTTCTCGATCTCCTCGGGGAACGGATCCGGCGTTCGGTTACGAAGAAGATCGCTTTTTCACCTTCACGCGACTGA
- the pgiA gene encoding Glucose-6-phosphate isomerase — protein MNTPGFDINPKVNPIGFEFGPGCLSPPIERRTLNSIRWSLRDPTCSGPEVVYAIAMDIGKREHYSLLTEKNLLYGAVIFSTGRMGNEPIRSQGHVHAISSQSGCSTPEVCEVWQGKAIFYMQENANDNPGRCFAVHAGPGEVVIIPPGWAHSTINSDPDKVLVMGAWAVRDYEFNYKGVQNHQGLSWFPVFGADGRIRWEHNDRYKHQDLTEKTPSTHHHFSIEKGVSIYKQFERDSDRFLFVNDPQQKKEHWADFIP, from the coding sequence ATGAATACCCCTGGTTTCGATATTAATCCCAAGGTAAATCCAATCGGTTTTGAATTTGGACCCGGTTGCCTTTCTCCCCCTATCGAGCGAAGAACGCTGAACTCTATTCGATGGAGTCTCAGAGATCCGACCTGTAGCGGACCCGAGGTCGTATATGCAATCGCGATGGATATTGGTAAGAGAGAACATTATTCCTTACTCACGGAGAAAAATCTCCTTTACGGTGCTGTGATTTTTTCCACAGGACGCATGGGCAATGAACCAATACGCTCTCAGGGCCATGTACACGCCATCTCGAGTCAAAGTGGCTGCTCGACACCGGAGGTTTGCGAGGTGTGGCAAGGCAAGGCGATCTTTTATATGCAGGAAAATGCAAATGATAATCCAGGAAGATGTTTTGCTGTTCATGCTGGACCTGGAGAAGTCGTAATCATCCCCCCAGGCTGGGCTCACTCTACAATCAACAGCGACCCGGATAAGGTTCTGGTTATGGGAGCCTGGGCTGTTCGCGATTACGAATTTAACTATAAAGGTGTTCAAAATCATCAAGGTCTCTCCTGGTTTCCAGTATTCGGTGCAGATGGGAGAATTCGGTGGGAACACAACGATCGTTATAAACATCAAGACCTTACCGAGAAAACCCCCTCAACCCATCACCATTTTTCTATTGAGAAAGGAGTCTCAATTTACAAGCAATTCGAAAGGGACTCAGACCGTTTTCTTTTTGTCAACGATCCGCAGCAAAAAAAGGAACATTGGGCCGACTTCATACCTTAA